The following coding sequences are from one Roseburia hominis A2-183 window:
- the gpmI gene encoding 2,3-bisphosphoglycerate-independent phosphoglycerate mutase gives MSKKPTVLMILDGFGLNDKTEGNAVAQAKKPNIDALMKEYPFVKGNASGLAVGLPDGQMGNSEVGHLNMGAGRIVYQELTRITKEINDGEFFSNQALLDGIANVKENNSDLHLYGLLSDGGVHSHITHLYGLLELAKRQGVKNVYVHCFLDGRDTAPTSGKGFIEALEAKMAELGIGKIASISGRYYAMDRDNRWDRVQKAYDVLTKGEGETAESAVAAMEASYAKDVTDEFFVPTAITENGKPVATIKDKDTVIFFNFRPDRAREITRTFCADEFDGFDRGARKNVKYICFTEYDVTIPNKEVAFKKVELKNTFGEYLAAHGMTQARIAETEKYAHVTFFFNGGVEEPNVGEDRILVKSPKVATYDLQPEMSAPEVCEKLCAAIRSEKYDVIVINFANPDMVGHTGIIPAAIKAIETVDTCVGKAVEALKEVDGQMFICADHGNAEQMVDYETGAPFTAHTTNPVPFILVNADPSYTLRENGCLADIIPTLIELMGMEQPAEMTGKSLLVRK, from the coding sequence ATGAGTAAAAAACCAACAGTACTGATGATCCTGGATGGATTCGGATTAAACGATAAGACGGAAGGAAATGCCGTTGCACAGGCGAAGAAGCCGAATATCGACGCACTGATGAAGGAATATCCATTTGTAAAGGGAAATGCCAGCGGACTGGCAGTAGGTCTTCCGGACGGACAGATGGGTAACTCCGAGGTAGGACACTTAAATATGGGCGCAGGCAGAATTGTATACCAGGAGCTGACACGCATTACCAAAGAGATCAATGACGGCGAATTTTTCAGCAATCAGGCGCTGCTTGACGGTATTGCAAATGTGAAGGAGAACAATTCTGATCTGCATTTATACGGACTTCTTTCGGATGGTGGTGTACACAGCCATATTACACATCTGTATGGTCTGCTCGAGCTTGCCAAGAGACAGGGCGTAAAGAATGTATACGTACACTGCTTCCTGGACGGACGTGACACGGCTCCGACTTCCGGTAAGGGATTTATCGAGGCACTGGAAGCAAAGATGGCAGAACTGGGCATCGGTAAGATTGCTTCTATTTCCGGACGCTATTATGCGATGGACCGTGATAACCGCTGGGATCGTGTGCAGAAGGCATATGATGTGCTGACCAAGGGCGAGGGAGAGACCGCAGAGAGCGCTGTTGCTGCAATGGAAGCTTCCTACGCAAAGGATGTGACGGATGAGTTCTTCGTACCGACCGCGATTACCGAGAACGGCAAGCCGGTAGCGACGATCAAGGACAAAGATACCGTGATCTTCTTCAACTTCCGCCCGGATCGCGCACGTGAGATCACAAGAACCTTCTGTGCCGATGAATTTGACGGATTTGACAGAGGCGCGAGAAAGAATGTGAAATATATCTGCTTTACCGAGTATGATGTGACGATCCCGAACAAGGAAGTTGCTTTCAAGAAAGTGGAGCTTAAGAACACATTTGGCGAGTATCTGGCAGCGCACGGCATGACACAGGCAAGAATCGCCGAGACAGAGAAGTATGCGCACGTCACATTCTTCTTCAACGGCGGCGTTGAGGAGCCGAACGTTGGTGAGGACCGTATCCTTGTGAAGTCTCCGAAGGTGGCTACCTACGATCTGCAGCCGGAGATGAGCGCACCGGAAGTGTGTGAGAAGCTTTGTGCAGCTATCCGTTCCGAAAAGTATGATGTCATTGTCATCAACTTTGCTAACCCGGATATGGTTGGACATACCGGTATCATTCCAGCAGCCATCAAGGCAATCGAGACCGTAGATACCTGCGTTGGAAAGGCAGTGGAGGCATTAAAGGAAGTAGACGGACAGATGTTCATCTGTGCAGACCACGGAAATGCAGAGCAGATGGTGGATTACGAGACAGGTGCACCGTTTACCGCACATACGACGAATCCGGTACCGTTTATTCTGGTCAATGCAGATCCGTCCTACACACTCAGAGAGAACGGATGCCTGGCAGATATTATCCCGACGTTAATCGAACTGATGGGAATGGAGCAGCCGGCAGAGATGACAGGAAAGTCACTTCTGGTCAGAAAATAA
- a CDS encoding phosphoribosylaminoimidazolesuccinocarboxamide synthase: protein MQEFKPVKEGKVREVYDNGDSLIIVATDRISAFDHILKNKITKKGAILTQMSKFWFDYTKDIVPNHMISVDVKDMPEFFRQERFEGNSMMCRKLEMLPIECIVRGYITGSGWASYQENGTVCGIKLPEGLVESDKLPEPIYTPSTKAEIGLHDENISFEESVKVLEKIYPGKGADYAAQIKDKTIALYKKCAEYALSKGIIIADTKFEFGLDENGNVVLGDEMLTPDSSRFWPLEGYEAGKGQPSFDKQFVRDWLKANPDNDLLLPEEVVEKTVAKYKEAFELLTGKPFQA, encoded by the coding sequence ATGCAGGAATTTAAGCCGGTAAAAGAGGGAAAAGTACGTGAGGTATATGATAATGGAGACAGTCTGATTATTGTAGCCACAGACAGAATCTCAGCTTTTGATCATATTTTAAAGAATAAGATCACAAAGAAGGGCGCAATTCTTACCCAGATGTCGAAGTTCTGGTTCGATTACACCAAAGATATCGTGCCGAACCACATGATTTCCGTGGACGTAAAGGATATGCCGGAATTTTTCCGGCAGGAACGTTTTGAGGGAAACAGCATGATGTGCCGGAAGCTTGAGATGCTTCCGATCGAGTGCATCGTGCGCGGATATATTACAGGAAGCGGCTGGGCAAGCTATCAGGAGAACGGCACCGTATGCGGTATTAAACTGCCGGAAGGACTGGTAGAGTCCGACAAGCTGCCGGAGCCGATCTACACACCGAGCACAAAGGCTGAGATCGGTCTGCATGATGAGAACATCTCCTTTGAGGAAAGCGTGAAAGTGCTGGAGAAGATCTACCCGGGCAAAGGTGCGGATTACGCAGCACAGATTAAGGACAAGACGATTGCTCTCTACAAAAAGTGTGCAGAGTATGCATTAAGCAAGGGCATCATTATCGCAGATACAAAATTCGAGTTCGGTCTGGATGAGAACGGCAACGTTGTTCTGGGTGACGAGATGCTGACACCGGACAGTTCCAGATTCTGGCCGTTAGAGGGATATGAAGCCGGAAAAGGTCAGCCTTCCTTTGACAAGCAGTTTGTCAGAGACTGGTTAAAGGCAAATCCGGACAACGATCTGCTTCTGCCGGAGGAGGTGGTAGAGAAGACCGTGGCCAAGTACAAGGAGGCATTTGAGCTTCTTACCGGAAAGCCGTTTCAGGCATAA
- the purF gene encoding amidophosphoribosyltransferase, with translation MSDNRINKNQPVGDELHEECGVFGMYDFDGGDVASTIYYGLFALQHRGQESCGIAVSETNGPKGKVTSYKGMGLVNEVFTEENLEPMHGDIGVGHVRYSTAGASTRENAQPLVLNYVKGTLALAHNGNLINAAELRHDLEYTGAIFQTTIDSEVIAYHIARERLKSSTVEEAVGRACRKIKGAYSLVVMSPRKLVGARDPYGFKPLCIGKRDNAYILASETCALDTIGAEYVRDVLPGETVTITPENGIVSDLSRALPKEQEARCIFEYIYFARPDSHIDGVSVYASRIKAGRFLAMDSPVDADLVVGVPESGNAAALGYSLQSGIPYGTAFVKNGYVGRTFIKPKQSSRESSVRVKLNVLKEAVDGKRIIMIDDSIVRGTTSDRIVKMLRDAGATEVHVRISSPPFLWPCYFGTDIPEREQLIAYNRTIEEIRDIIGADSLGYLGIDRLSEMADGLPICKGCFNGIYPMEPPKEDIRGDYER, from the coding sequence ATGAGCGATAATAGAATCAATAAAAATCAGCCGGTGGGGGATGAACTGCATGAGGAGTGCGGCGTCTTCGGAATGTACGATTTTGACGGCGGAGATGTGGCATCCACAATATATTACGGACTGTTTGCATTGCAGCACCGCGGACAGGAGAGCTGCGGTATTGCAGTCAGCGAGACGAACGGTCCGAAAGGGAAAGTGACCTCCTACAAGGGAATGGGACTGGTCAATGAGGTTTTTACCGAGGAGAATTTAGAGCCCATGCACGGGGATATCGGCGTGGGGCATGTGCGCTATTCGACAGCCGGTGCGTCGACCAGAGAAAACGCACAGCCGTTGGTGCTCAACTATGTCAAGGGAACTCTGGCGCTGGCGCACAACGGTAACCTGATCAATGCGGCGGAACTCAGACATGATTTGGAGTATACAGGAGCTATTTTCCAGACCACTATTGACTCGGAGGTGATTGCCTACCATATCGCAAGGGAGCGTCTGAAATCCAGTACGGTGGAGGAAGCAGTGGGGCGTGCCTGTCGCAAGATCAAGGGAGCGTATTCCCTTGTGGTCATGAGCCCGAGAAAGCTGGTCGGAGCAAGGGATCCCTATGGTTTTAAGCCGCTTTGTATCGGAAAGCGCGATAATGCCTATATCCTTGCATCGGAGACCTGCGCACTCGATACGATCGGCGCGGAGTATGTGCGTGACGTGCTGCCGGGAGAGACGGTGACGATCACGCCGGAGAATGGAATTGTCTCGGATCTGTCCCGCGCACTGCCAAAGGAGCAGGAAGCGAGATGCATTTTCGAGTACATATATTTTGCAAGACCGGACAGCCATATCGACGGCGTGAGCGTATATGCATCCCGCATCAAGGCAGGACGGTTCCTGGCGATGGATTCGCCGGTGGATGCAGATCTTGTGGTGGGCGTGCCGGAGTCCGGCAATGCCGCTGCGCTCGGTTATTCGCTGCAGTCCGGCATCCCGTACGGAACCGCTTTTGTCAAAAACGGCTATGTGGGACGTACGTTTATCAAGCCGAAGCAGAGCAGCCGTGAGTCCAGCGTCCGCGTGAAGCTGAACGTCTTAAAAGAGGCGGTGGACGGCAAGCGCATTATCATGATCGATGACTCGATTGTGCGCGGAACCACATCCGACCGCATTGTAAAAATGCTGCGGGATGCCGGAGCGACGGAGGTGCATGTCCGCATCAGTTCACCGCCGTTTTTATGGCCGTGCTATTTCGGTACGGACATTCCGGAGCGGGAACAGCTGATTGCGTACAACCGCACGATCGAGGAGATCCGGGACATCATCGGAGCGGATTCGCTCGGTTATCTCGGAATTGACCGTCTGAGTGAGATGGCAGACGGACTGCCGATCTGCAAGGGATGTTTTAACGGTATTTACCCGATGGAGCCGCCGAAGGAAGATATCAGGGGAGACTACGAGAGGTAA
- the purB gene encoding adenylosuccinate lyase, protein MSTDRYSSPLSERYASKEMQYIFSQDMKFSTWRKLWIALAQTEMELGLSENGKPVITQEQIDEMKEHVYDINYDVAKEREKLVRHDVMSHVYAFGQQCPKAAGIIHLGATSCYVGDNTDIIIMNEALKLVHKKLVNVIAELAKFADTYKNLPTLAFTHFQPAQPTTVGKRATLWTQEFLMDLEDLEYVMSTLKLLGSKGTTGTQASFLELFDGDQETIDKIDPMIAAKMGFKECYAVSGQTYSRKVDTRVANILAGIAASAHKMSNDIRLLQHLKEVEEPFEKNQIGSSAMAYKRNPMRSERIASLSRYVMIDALNPAITSATQWFERTLDDSANKRLSIPEGFLAIDGILDLCLNVVDGLVVYDKVITKHMMAELPFMATENIMMDAVKNGGNRQELHEKIRQLSMQAGKNVKEEGKDNNLLELIAADPEFNLTLEQLQATMEPSKYVGRAPVQVDAFLANVVNPVLEKNQDELGVKAEINV, encoded by the coding sequence ATGAGTACAGACAGATATTCAAGTCCGCTCTCAGAGCGGTATGCAAGCAAAGAGATGCAGTATATTTTTTCACAGGATATGAAGTTTTCCACATGGAGAAAGCTGTGGATTGCACTTGCCCAGACAGAGATGGAGCTGGGACTTTCCGAGAACGGAAAGCCGGTCATCACGCAGGAACAGATTGACGAGATGAAAGAGCATGTGTACGACATCAATTATGATGTGGCAAAAGAGCGCGAAAAACTGGTGCGTCATGATGTCATGAGCCATGTATACGCGTTCGGACAGCAGTGCCCGAAGGCCGCAGGCATCATCCATCTGGGAGCGACTTCCTGCTACGTGGGCGACAATACGGATATTATTATCATGAACGAGGCGTTAAAGCTGGTGCACAAGAAGCTGGTCAATGTCATTGCGGAACTGGCAAAGTTTGCGGATACTTACAAGAATCTGCCGACGCTCGCATTTACGCATTTCCAGCCGGCACAGCCGACAACGGTTGGCAAGCGCGCCACACTCTGGACACAGGAGTTTTTGATGGATCTCGAGGATCTGGAATATGTGATGAGCACCTTAAAGCTGCTTGGATCCAAGGGAACGACCGGTACGCAGGCAAGCTTTTTGGAGCTGTTTGACGGGGATCAGGAGACCATCGATAAGATTGACCCGATGATCGCAGCGAAGATGGGATTCAAGGAGTGCTATGCGGTATCCGGACAGACATATTCCAGAAAAGTGGATACCAGAGTGGCAAATATCCTTGCCGGCATTGCAGCAAGTGCACACAAGATGTCCAACGATATCCGTCTGCTGCAGCACTTAAAAGAAGTGGAAGAGCCGTTTGAGAAGAACCAGATCGGTTCCTCCGCAATGGCGTACAAGCGCAACCCGATGCGTTCAGAGCGTATCGCGTCTCTTTCCCGCTATGTGATGATCGATGCGTTAAATCCGGCGATCACCTCTGCAACCCAGTGGTTTGAGCGTACATTGGACGACTCTGCCAATAAGCGTCTTTCTATTCCGGAAGGATTTCTGGCGATCGACGGAATCCTGGATCTGTGCTTAAATGTTGTCGACGGTCTGGTGGTCTATGACAAGGTTATCACAAAGCATATGATGGCAGAACTGCCGTTTATGGCAACGGAAAATATTATGATGGACGCGGTGAAGAACGGCGGCAACCGTCAGGAGCTGCATGAGAAGATCCGCCAGCTGTCCATGCAGGCAGGAAAGAATGTCAAGGAAGAGGGTAAGGACAACAATCTGCTGGAGCTGATTGCGGCAGATCCGGAGTTCAATCTGACGTTAGAGCAGCTGCAGGCAACCATGGAGCCGTCCAAGTATGTCGGACGCGCACCGGTACAGGTGGATGCATTCCTTGCAAACGTTGTAAATCCGGTATTGGAGAAGAATCAGGACGAACTCGGCGTAAAGGCGGAGATCAACGTATAA
- a CDS encoding DegV family protein: MNNFIITTDTTSDLPAAYVEQHQIGMLSLTYTINDTTYSWEHPLPVKEFYDCMRQGSLPTTSQANPEEAAAVFEKIINEQNADILHIAFSSGLSGSYNSARLAAEELSEKYPDRKIIVIDSLCASLGEGLLVHKAVTLKEQGHTLEETADWLESNKLHLVHNFTVNDLFHLYRGGRVSKTAAFLGTMISLKPLLHVDDEGHLIPLSKVRGRKKSLIALVDAMEKQIGSWRDKNDIIFISHGDCIEDAQYVADLIKDRFGYESFLINHVGPTIGAHTGPGVVALFYMGDYR; the protein is encoded by the coding sequence ATGAATAATTTTATCATTACAACCGATACCACATCCGATCTTCCGGCTGCCTATGTAGAACAGCATCAGATCGGCATGCTTTCTCTTACATATACGATTAACGATACTACTTATTCTTGGGAGCATCCGCTTCCGGTAAAGGAATTTTATGACTGCATGCGTCAGGGTTCTCTTCCCACGACCTCCCAGGCCAATCCCGAGGAGGCTGCCGCTGTTTTTGAAAAAATAATCAACGAACAGAATGCCGATATTCTTCATATCGCCTTTTCTTCCGGTTTAAGCGGAAGCTACAACAGCGCAAGGCTCGCGGCGGAGGAGCTTTCCGAAAAATACCCCGACCGGAAAATCATCGTCATCGATTCTCTCTGCGCTTCTCTCGGCGAGGGACTTCTGGTGCACAAAGCCGTCACCTTAAAGGAGCAGGGACATACACTGGAAGAGACCGCAGACTGGCTTGAGTCAAACAAACTTCACCTTGTACATAATTTCACCGTCAATGATCTGTTTCATCTCTACCGCGGCGGCCGCGTGTCAAAAACCGCTGCTTTTCTCGGTACGATGATCAGTTTAAAGCCGCTTCTCCATGTGGATGATGAGGGACATCTGATTCCGCTCTCCAAAGTGCGCGGACGCAAAAAGTCGCTGATTGCTCTCGTGGATGCCATGGAAAAACAGATCGGCAGCTGGCGTGACAAGAATGACATCATTTTCATCAGCCACGGCGACTGCATTGAAGATGCACAATATGTTGCTGATCTCATCAAAGACCGTTTCGGCTATGAAAGCTTCCTGATCAACCATGTCGGTCCGACCATCGGCGCACACACGGGTCCGGGCGTCGTTGCACTGTTTTATATGGGCGATTACCGTTAA
- a CDS encoding ATPase, T2SS/T4P/T4SS family, with product MGEIMTFEPTEAQFGVFWKYLQRPNVTDVDYNGSELWITDLKIGRYRVKEHLSDAFISTFTHNISNCVNRQFNNANKVLEADTRELRISIIHEAAAASGTSICIRKSPSMVRMNIERMLEESYCPERILQLLMNCVLAGMNFVFGGEPGAGKTECAKFFMQFIPREERVITIEDSLEIHYRDINPGADAVELRVGEDFSYTDAIKASLRQNPKWLVLSEARSVEVTSLLEQWSTGVSGFTTIHLDDVRKLPDRIQNMMSDARDAERMENRIYRYVNVGILIRCVRQPDGKIRRYMDQLCFYSREQYENRIYMILEDGELLSEELPPAIVRRLGQAGIEDPFCCAHWQRYRREGK from the coding sequence ATGGGGGAGATCATGACGTTTGAACCAACGGAAGCGCAGTTTGGGGTTTTCTGGAAATATCTGCAGCGCCCGAATGTTACCGATGTGGACTACAACGGAAGCGAATTGTGGATTACGGACTTAAAGATCGGAAGGTATCGTGTAAAAGAGCATCTGTCCGATGCATTTATCAGCACTTTTACGCACAATATTTCCAACTGCGTGAATCGTCAGTTCAATAATGCCAATAAGGTGCTGGAGGCTGATACCAGAGAACTGCGTATCAGTATTATCCATGAGGCGGCGGCCGCATCCGGCACCAGTATCTGTATCCGGAAGTCGCCGAGCATGGTGCGCATGAACATTGAGAGAATGCTGGAAGAATCCTATTGCCCGGAACGGATTTTACAGCTTTTGATGAACTGTGTGTTGGCGGGCATGAATTTTGTGTTCGGAGGAGAACCCGGTGCGGGAAAGACGGAGTGTGCGAAATTCTTTATGCAGTTTATACCGCGCGAGGAGCGGGTAATTACGATTGAGGATTCGCTCGAGATCCATTACCGGGACATCAATCCGGGGGCGGATGCGGTGGAGCTTCGTGTCGGAGAAGATTTTTCCTACACGGATGCCATCAAGGCGAGCCTGCGGCAGAATCCGAAGTGGCTTGTCCTCTCGGAGGCAAGGTCGGTGGAGGTGACGTCGCTGCTCGAGCAGTGGAGTACCGGCGTGAGCGGCTTTACGACGATCCACCTGGATGATGTCAGAAAGCTTCCGGATCGCATTCAGAATATGATGAGCGATGCGCGTGACGCAGAGCGTATGGAGAACCGGATCTACCGCTATGTGAATGTGGGGATTCTGATCCGCTGCGTCAGACAGCCGGACGGAAAGATCCGAAGATATATGGATCAGCTGTGTTTTTACAGCAGGGAGCAGTATGAGAATCGTATTTATATGATACTGGAGGATGGGGAACTGCTCTCGGAAGAGCTTCCGCCTGCGATTGTGAGACGCCTTGGACAGGCGGGAATAGAGGATCCGTTTTGCTGCGCACACTGGCAGAGATACAGGAGAGAGGGAAAATAG